From Andrena cerasifolii isolate SP2316 chromosome 12, iyAndCera1_principal, whole genome shotgun sequence, a single genomic window includes:
- the LOC143375220 gene encoding uncharacterized protein LOC143375220 — translation MPACEPWCPIVRIELKKIVAQAPWIQNEQLEFASVEARGAAPSLERDGEQLLTESADVKWGDREQRAAADDLFDSQHHPASYADQGTESWLDVMDAVDVKSAKESREFLSHDQTVFERKVRSATHSTQSVGTFTSKADDSLASATAVGSRAGDSLASATTVAFRADDSLASATAVGSRAGDSLASSVSAAVVSTKGTVTTGLTSDKLVETDSAVGSSGQPGGMDRETIAEGRGGSAAFPDDCEPTCPRRISRENRIRKLEERQSTVDAYLLNKGTNYFDDVCTCSLSCVVRSLKDDSFIRSTLASAVLFTLGLKLCMELDAWYLPIRLS, via the exons ATGCCCGCGTGTGAGCCCTGGTGCCCCATCGTAAGAATCGAGCTGAAAAAAATAG TCGCCCAGGCACCGTGGATCCAAAACGAGCAGCTAGAATTCGCCAGCGTTGAAGCTCGTGGGGCAGCACCGTCACTCGAACGTGACGGTGAACAGCTGCTAACCGAGTCGGCGGATGTAAAATGGGGCGACCGAGAGCAAAGAGCGGCGGCCGATGATCTCTTTGACAGCCAGCACCACCCCGCATCTTACGCCGACCAAGGTACAGAATCATGGCTGGACGTGATGGACGCCGTCGACGTAAAGTCCGCAAAAGAGAGCCGTGAATTCCTATCGCACGACCAGACGGTCTTCGAGAGGAAAGTGAGATCCGCAACGCACTCGACGCAGTCCGTAGGGACCTTTACCAGCAAAG CGGACGATTCGCTGGCATCAGCGACCGCTGTAGGGTCCAGAGCGGGGGATTCGCTGGCATCAGCGACCACTGTAGCGTTCAGAGCGGACGATTCGCTGGCATCAGCGACCGCTGTAGGGTCCAGAGCGGGTGATTCGTTGGCGTCGAGCGTGTCCGCCGCGGTCGTGTCCACCAAGGGAACGGTTACAACTGGACTAACCTCCGACAAGTTGGTCGAAACCGATTCAGCGGTCGGTTCCTCGGGACAGCCGGGCGGAATGGATCGAGAAACTATTGCCGAAGGGAGGGGAGGCTCCGCCGCTTTTCCAGACGATTGCGAGCCCACTTGTCCTCGACGTATTTCGCGGG AAAACAGAATACGCAAATTGGAAGAGAGGCAAAGCACCGTAGATGCCTACTTGTTGAACAAGGGTACTAACTATTTCGATGACGTCTGCACTTGCTCCCTTTCTTGCGTCGTTCGTTCGCTAAAGGACGATTCATTCATCAGGAGCACTCTCGCATCAGCCGTCTTGTTCACGCTCGGCCTGAAACTTTGTATGGAATTAGATGCTTGGTATTTGCCAATTCGGCTGTCGTAA
- the LOC143375221 gene encoding uncharacterized protein LOC143375221 isoform X1, whose protein sequence is MCNRNISPHAHGNGEEDGRSPSTYLEQTVFGLLLPALKETFATASEWNALRVQKCRFNGLDFIAEILWNHNPRRSKRYSPRLNVFEIPEFQQWLRECPRPFYPKSWLWSEDEAALHLQRYVRGWLVRKRADVQEMREFWKKWAASDAGQQKTSRMYLSSYSKAYVYDAKVMISDECALRFGTELRQTWDNGHKSRWLQEIPYHVLCPVRSCRTSCERYLLNSKRNRRVQVDELFGLDYLRSFGKCLIFIQLQG, encoded by the exons ATGTGTAATAGAAATATTTCACCACACGCTCACGGAAACGGCGAAGAAGATGGCCGATCTCCGTCCACTTATCTCGAGCAAACAGTTTTTGGGCTCTTACTGCCTGCATTGAAAGAAACCTTTGCCACGGCCTCCGAATGGAACGCTCTTCGA GTTCAAAAGTGTCGCTTCAATGGTCTAGATTTTATCGCGGAGATTTTGTGGAATCACAATCCACGACGTTCCAAGAGATACTCGCCACGATTGAACGTGTTCGAAATTCCAGAATTTCAGCAATGGTTGCGCGAGTG TCCTAGGCCATTTTACCCAAAATCCTGGCTGTGGAGCGAGGACGAGGCGGCGTTGCACTTGCAGAGATACGTTCGTGGGTGGCTCGTACGAAAACGCGCGGATGTTCAGGAAATGCGGGAATTTTGGAAG aaatggGCTGCCTCTGATGCTGGGCAACAAAAGACATCACGTATGTATTTAAGTAGCTATTCTAAAGCCTACGTCTACGATGCTAAAGTAATGATCTCGGATGAATGTGCTCTCAGGTTTGGTACGGAATTACGCCAAACATGGGATAATGGGCACAAAAGTAGATGGTTGCAAGAAATACCGTACCATGTTCTATGCCCCGTGCGAAGCTGCAGAACCAGCTGTGAGAGATaccttttaaattcaaaaaggAATCGGCGCGTCCAGGTGGACGAGTTGTTTGGTTTGGATTATCTTAGATCCTttggaaaatgtttaatttttattcaattacagGGATAG
- the LOC143375221 gene encoding IQ domain-containing protein K isoform X2: MCNRNISPHAHGNGEEDGRSPSTYLEQTVFGLLLPALKETFATASEWNALRVQKCRFNGLDFIAEILWNHNPRRSKRYSPRLNVFEIPEFQQWLRECPRPFYPKSWLWSEDEAALHLQRYVRGWLVRKRADVQEMREFWKKWAASDAGQQKTSRLVRNYAKHGIMGTKVDGCKKYRTMFYAPCEAAEPAVRDTF, translated from the exons ATGTGTAATAGAAATATTTCACCACACGCTCACGGAAACGGCGAAGAAGATGGCCGATCTCCGTCCACTTATCTCGAGCAAACAGTTTTTGGGCTCTTACTGCCTGCATTGAAAGAAACCTTTGCCACGGCCTCCGAATGGAACGCTCTTCGA GTTCAAAAGTGTCGCTTCAATGGTCTAGATTTTATCGCGGAGATTTTGTGGAATCACAATCCACGACGTTCCAAGAGATACTCGCCACGATTGAACGTGTTCGAAATTCCAGAATTTCAGCAATGGTTGCGCGAGTG TCCTAGGCCATTTTACCCAAAATCCTGGCTGTGGAGCGAGGACGAGGCGGCGTTGCACTTGCAGAGATACGTTCGTGGGTGGCTCGTACGAAAACGCGCGGATGTTCAGGAAATGCGGGAATTTTGGAAG aaatggGCTGCCTCTGATGCTGGGCAACAAAAGACATCAC GTTTGGTACGGAATTACGCCAAACATGGGATAATGGGCACAAAAGTAGATGGTTGCAAGAAATACCGTACCATGTTCTATGCCCCGTGCGAAGCTGCAGAACCAGCTGTGAGAGATaccttttaa
- the Mrps34 gene encoding mitochondrial ribosomal protein S34 has product MPIKFIGRQTTYKGKSLWEILGNLKNYGVGRMVIRSQYQKYPEACYMRILKVAALPNPSDSYDPRKVVALVERTFRGETSKNPVQIESVSYKSDYVLIPKDQEARYLTATNQRAHKLLPSTTEFPPLLKEILTRQANQAGELRADEPKLELRYNLRGMKNYRVATDGETPTVHLTSTSTSLYRNAARDS; this is encoded by the exons atgccGATAAAATTTATTGGCCGACAAACCACGTACAAAGGGAAATCCTTGTGGGAAATCCTGGGAAATCTGAAAAACTATGGCGTTGGTAGAATGGTGATACGAAGCCAGTATCAAAAGTATCCCGAAGCATGTTACATGAGAATACTAAAAGTGGCTGCTCTACCGAACCCTAGCGATAGTTAC GACCCTCGGAAAGTAGTGGCACTCGTCGAGAGAACTTTCAGAGGTGAAACCAGTAAGAATCCGGTCCAAATAGAGTCGGTAAGCTATAAATCGGATTACGTCCTGATACCGAAAGATCAGGAGGCACGATATCTGACTGCGACTAATCAAAGAGCCCATAAACTACTGCCCAGCACAACAGAATTTCCACCTCTTCTCAAGGAAATTCTAACGCGCCAGGCAAACCAGGCAGGAGAACTACGTGCAGACGAACCAAAGCTAGAGCTCCGATATAATTTAAGAGGCATGAAAAATTACAGAGTTGCCACGGACGGTGAAACGCCTACTGTCCATCTAACAAGCACGAGTACCTCGTTGTACAGAAATGCTGCGCGCGATTCATGA
- the LOC143375218 gene encoding uncharacterized protein LOC143375218 encodes MKLWLVWFLGVAVNSLAAETPIELSSQVRFDRAIKATGREWLWGKEEGVEAPSGPESQGEDTGERESEAKRFVASEAGPEVLDDLPDSTEQRSAESLIDDILVSNRQGRNIEGYDQVYADPAVKNALQLGNDTVARTYIRDKLCTLGLMNCENVEGRRPYYSPHRGIYPQDIIYAQPVTIKPVGKPLPAIPVKRPYGPHGPYGPGKPVPPQLASTATFASSGPSFSGPYPPPVSHFPSTPSLVGPYPTFKKPGHLAPPSYPSKPVYEAGTAVAGEDFEYEGHNQFIDKKQIADAVQQHVHHHYHHSDGSQNNPSLSYGQSDGPGIGIVGSPSGLSSSGGLGGFNPGFSDLDAYKKAFKVHGGTGNNDPNALANPESTSSYAERYPLYEKPTRDTFHGKSDSQKAGKYLTGGNYFSANAVRGQGVNNDYPAGGSIASNSYNYYDDKNNNHKNHNVNQYFANDFSASYAPPCVCVPYEQCSGNDHAGRKDDLFLPIDPRNLNKNIEAENSDAMMAVVQALANGTSTIIRVSKESDADSSATPENSNHNTRTKRETGSVESASSQAKTKTLATEGRLDASDLDSSKLNVKPTWGISFGLPQTGGPYPVNPYGGNALVNPYGGYGSPEQGINFGLLSVNPLLAVQFTKDEYGEKVVKPFVNFHVTPNRDAVQKLGHLLAHKKQLLHENYGANYAAPSNPYLFHEKPHYAKPIYPPYSYTSHREPSHPNEYSDYYRDGNEYDYDYDYDHNHEDHSEHYYDSARSNDDRNVGATGKVSFPSRRKRDARSLTEQSQPRLQLSRLILTENTTERQFGGGSARVCSPGHVCCPTRQLGATKPRAGQCGTRYTQGINGRIKTPATVDGDAEFGEYPWQVAILKKDPTESVYVCGGTLISSKHILTAAHCVKTYAARDLRVRLGEWDVNHDVEFYPYIERDVASVHVHPEFYAGTLYNDIAVLGIDYELDFQKNPHISPACLPDKRQDFTRTRCWTTGWGKDAFGDYGKYQNILKEVDVPVVSNQICEHQMRRTRLGPSFNLHPGFICAGGEEGKDACKGDGGGPMVCEGQGRWHLAGVVSWGIGCGQPGVPGVYSRVSYYLDWIHQIVNRY; translated from the exons ATGAAGCTGTGGCTAGTTTGGTTCCTCGGCGTAGCCGTGAACAGCTTGGCGGCCGAAACACCGATCGAGTTGTCGTCTCAGGTGCGTTTCGACCGCGCGATAAAAGCCACCGGGCGCGAATGGCTGTGGGGGAAGGAGGAAGGGGTGGAAGCGCCCAGCGGACCCGAATCTCAAGGAGAAGACACGGGCGAAAGGGAGAGTGAGGCGAAGAGATTCGTAGCGTCAGAAGCAGGCCCGGAAGTTCTGGACGATCTGCCGGACTCCACCGAGCAACGATCC GCGGAGTCTCTGATCGACGATATCCTCGTCTCCAACCGACAGGGTCGTAACATCGAGGGCTACGATCAGGTGTACGCCGACCCGGCTGTTAAGAACGCCCTTCAATTGGGGAACGACACGGTCGCACGAACGTACATCAGAGACAAACTCTGCACGCTCGGATTAATGAAC TGCGAAAACGTCGAGGGACGTCGGCCCTATTATTCTCCTCATCGTGGCATATATCCTCAGGACATAATCTACGCCCAGCCGGTCACCATTAAGCCAGTCGGCAAACCGTTGCCAGCTATTCCAGTGAAGCGGCCTTACGGGCCTCATGGGCCCTACGGGCCCGGCAAGCCCGTGCCGCCACAGTTGGCGTCCACTGCCACCTTTGCCTCGTCTGGGCCCAGCTTCAGCGGTCCGTATCCCCCGCCGGTTTCGCATTTCCCTTCGACGCCCAGCCTGGTTGGGCCCTACCCAACGTTCAAGAAACCTGGCCACCTCGCACCGCCGTCGTACCCGTCCAAGCCGGTGTACGAGGCGGGGACAGCGGTGGCGGGCGAGGATTTCGAGTACGAGGGCCACAATCAGTTCATTGACAAGAAGCAAATTGCCGACGCTGTTCAGCAACATGTTCATCATCACTATCACCACTCGGACGGTAGTCAAAATAATCCATCGCTCAGCTACGGACAGAGTGATGGGCCTGGGATTGGGATCGTGGGTAGTCCGTCGGGTCTGTCCAGTTCTGGTGGCCTCGGCGGATTCAACCCCGGCTTCTCAGACTTGGACGCCTACAAAAAGGCGTTCAAAGTCCACGGGGGCACCGGCAACAACGATCCCAATGCTTTGGCCAATCCCGAATCAACCAGCAGCTATGCCGAACGGTACCCTCTTTACGAGAAACCCACGCGAGACACTTTCCACGGGAAATCGGATAGCCAAAAGGCGGGCAAATATTTGACCGGCGGCAACTACTTCTCCGCTAACGCTGTGCGTGGCCAGGGCGTTAACAATGATTATCCCGCCGGTGGATCCATAGCCAGCAACAGCTACAACTATTACGATGACAAAAACAACAACCACAAGAATCACAACGTCAATCAATACTTTGCGAACGACTTCTCAGCCAGTTACGCGCCGCCCTGCGTTTGCGTTCCGTACGAGCAATGCTCTGGCAACGACCACGCCGGACGTAAGGACGACCTCTTCCTGCCCATCGATCCccgcaatttaaataaaaacatcgAAGCCGAAAATAGCGACGCGATGATGGCCGTTGTCCAGGCGTTAGCGAATGGAACATCAACGATCATACGTGTATCGAAGGAGAGTGACGCGGATAGCTCGGCGACGCCTGAAAACTCCAACCATAACACCAGGACAAAGAGGGAGACCGGCAGCGTCGAATCTGCGAGCAGCCAGGCGAAAACCAAAACACTGGCTACAGAAGGG AGACTCGATGCTAGCGATCTGGACTCTTCCAAATTAAACGTGAAGCCGACTTGGGGGATCAGTTTTGGCCTACCGCAAACCGGTGGTCCGTACCCGGTGAATCCTTACGGTGGCAATGCCTTGGTAAATCCGTACGGAGGGTACGGTTCGCCCGAACAAGGCATAAATTTTGGCCTGCTTTCCGTGAACCCTCTGTTAGCGGTACAATTCACCAAAGACGAGTACGGCGAGAAGGTGGTAAAGCCGTTTGTAAATTTCCACGTCACGCCTAATCGCGATGCCGTGCAGAAACTCGGCCATCTGCTCGCCCACAAGAAACAGTTGCTGCACGAAAATTACGGAGCCAATTATGCGGCCCCATCGAACCCTTACCTGTTTCACGAGAAACCGCATTACGCGAAACCAATCTATCCACCGTATAGTTACACGAGCCACCGCGAGCCGTCCCACCCGAACGAATACTCGGACTACTACCGCGACGGCAACGAATACGATTACGATTACGATTACGATCACAATCACGAGGATCATTCGGAGCATTATTACGATAGCGCGCGTAGCAACGACGACAGAAATGTCGGAGCCACTGGAAAAGTGTCCTTCCCGAGCAGAAGAAAGCGCGACGCGCGATCCCTTACAGAACAGTCGCAACCACGGCTGCAGTTGTCGCGGTTAATACTAACGGAAAATACCACCGAG AGACAATTCGGCGGCGGTAGTGCACGAGTATGCAGCCCCGGTCACGTGTGCTGCCCGACAAGACAGCTAGGGGCAACGAAACCGCGCGCCGGGCAATGTGGAACCAGATACACACAGGGCATCAACGGACGAATCAAAACCCCAGCGACCGTGGACGGTGACGCTGAATTCG GCGAATACCCGTGGCAAGTTGCGATACTGAAAAAAGACCCGACAGAGAGCGTGTACGTTTGCGGAGGGACTCTCATCTCCTCTAAGCACATCCTCACAGCGGCACACTGCGTGAAAACCTACGCGGCTCGGGACCTTCGAGTTCGACTCGGTGAATGGGACGTGAATCACGACGTCGAGTTCTATCCGTACATTGAACGAGACGTGGCCAGTGTCCACGTGCACCCGGAATTTTACGCCGGTACGCTCTACAACGATATCGCGGTGCTTGGGATCGATTACGAGCTCGACTTCCAGAAGAATCCGCACATCAGCCCTGCCTGCCTGCCGGACAAACGCCAAGATTTCACGAGAACCAG ATGCTGGACTACCGGCTGGGGTAAGGATGCCTTTGGAGATTACGGCAAGTATCAGAACATACTGAAAGAAGTGGACGTACCAGTGGTAAGCAACCAAATCTGCGAGCATCAGATGCGTCGAACCAGGCTGGGGCCATCTTTCAATCTGCATCCTGGCTTCATTTGCGCGGGAGGGGAGGAGGGGAAGGACGCTTGCAAAGGCGACGGTGGCGGTCCAATGGTTTGCGAGGGACAAGGCCGTTGGCATTTGGCGGGGGTCGTGTCGTGGGGGATCGGTTGCGGGCAACCTGGAGTGCCGGGCGTCTACTCTCGCGTCTCTTATTACCTCGATTGGATCCATCAAATTGTTAACCGTTACTAA
- the LOC143375376 gene encoding uncharacterized protein LOC143375376, which produces MRGPQLSFKLTGPSAIVLVVAVGTACAAPASPSISTLESTGKANLPYNLTPESSLPSSAPAPTLALALALAPAAAPAPAPALDPAPASAPASDPTPEPAPIPALAAGPQSLPSSSSTAELSAGRSPASAPKALSLLSPIRTPASTTKLTHLIAPLPASIAATPLLPPLQISEYAYVVPALAPLELAAAPSSYSIEQHGYRITY; this is translated from the exons ATTGTCCTCGTCGTTGCGGTTGGTACGGCTTGCGCCGCTCCAGCTTCCCCTTCGATATCAACGTTGGAATCTACCGGGAAAGCTAATCTGCCATACAACCTGACGCCGGAATCATCGCTACCATCATCGGCACCAGCTCCGACCTTGGCATTGGCTTTAGCTCTGGCTCCAGCTGCAGCTCCAGCTCCAGCCCCGGCTCTAGATCCAGCTCCTGCTTCAGCTCCAGCTTCAGATCCAACTCCGGAGCCAGCCCCGATTCCAGCTTTAGCAGCTGGACCACAATCGCTGCCGTCATCGTCATCGACGGCCGAGTTGTCCGCGGGACGATCTCCCGCCTCGGCCCCAAAGGCTCTCTCTCTGCTATCTCCAATCAGGACCCCGGCATCGACTACGAAACTGACTCACTTGATCGCACCCCTGCCGGCATCGATAGCCGCGACGCCCCTTCTTCCACCACTGCAG ATCTCCGAGTACGCTTACGTCGTACCAGCTCTGGCACCTCTCGAACTAGCAGCGGCACCTTCCAGCTACTCCATCGAACAACACGGTTATCGCATTACCTACTGA